From the Chitinivibrionales bacterium genome, one window contains:
- a CDS encoding ABC transporter ATP-binding protein has product MALLSIDNLVAGYGPVTVLHGVTLHVDEGETVAVLGANGAGKSTLLRAVSRLIPVLSGAIAYKNKSIISSKPHDVAAMGISHVPEGRAVFGNLTVLENLRLATFANKTSSEMKPLLASVFEMFPVLGQRQRQIASTLSGGEQQMLAIGRAMVSDGELFILDEPSMGLSPLLVKNVFAIIAALNKKGKTILLVEQNAAMALNYCRRAYVLENGRAVASGTSAEIAGNAELKKAYLG; this is encoded by the coding sequence ATGGCGCTTTTGTCAATTGACAACCTTGTCGCGGGCTACGGCCCCGTCACCGTGCTGCACGGCGTGACCCTGCACGTGGACGAGGGCGAGACCGTGGCCGTTCTGGGCGCGAACGGCGCGGGCAAGTCGACCCTGCTGCGCGCGGTATCGCGGCTCATTCCCGTTCTGTCGGGCGCGATTGCCTATAAAAACAAAAGCATCATCTCATCCAAGCCGCACGACGTCGCCGCCATGGGCATATCCCATGTGCCGGAGGGAAGGGCCGTTTTCGGCAACCTCACCGTTCTTGAAAACCTCAGGCTCGCGACATTCGCGAACAAGACATCGTCCGAGATGAAACCGCTCCTCGCGTCCGTATTCGAAATGTTTCCCGTGCTCGGCCAGCGTCAGCGCCAGATCGCCTCGACCTTGTCGGGTGGCGAGCAGCAGATGCTCGCCATCGGCAGGGCGATGGTGAGCGACGGAGAACTTTTTATTCTCGACGAACCTTCGATGGGCCTCTCCCCGCTGCTCGTGAAAAACGTTTTCGCGATCATCGCCGCGCTGAATAAAAAAGGCAAAACGATCCTGCTGGTCGAGCAGAACGCAGCAATGGCGCTCAATTATTGCCGCCGCGCCTACGTGCTCGAAAACGGAAGGGCAGTCGCATCAGGTACCAGCGCCGAGATTGCCGGAAACGCGGAATTGAAAAAGGCATATCTCGGTTGA
- a CDS encoding sigma-70 family RNA polymerase sigma factor, translated as MEPRSNRITSFIKGERSALVGYVRSLIGEAADRDGEDIVQDVMAGLFDRTDPLEPLRSVSAYVYQAIRNRVVDAFRSRKKNIPLDGNGDEDEALSLSETLHDSRFDTGAEIEAMELRELLVEAMDRLGDSERAVVVATELEGYSFRELSELWEVPLGTLLAQKSRALAKLRESIILKEYTNQ; from the coding sequence ATGGAACCGCGCAGCAATAGAATCACGTCATTCATCAAAGGGGAGCGCTCCGCACTGGTGGGATATGTCCGTAGTCTCATCGGCGAGGCTGCCGACCGCGACGGGGAGGACATCGTGCAGGACGTGATGGCCGGGCTTTTCGACCGCACAGACCCCTTGGAACCGCTGCGCAGCGTATCGGCCTATGTGTATCAAGCGATCCGCAACAGGGTGGTTGACGCGTTCAGAAGCAGGAAAAAAAACATTCCGCTGGACGGCAATGGTGATGAAGATGAAGCATTGTCGTTGTCCGAAACGCTGCACGACTCGCGGTTCGACACCGGGGCCGAGATTGAGGCAATGGAATTGAGGGAATTGCTTGTCGAGGCAATGGACCGCCTGGGCGACAGCGAGCGCGCGGTGGTGGTCGCAACCGAGCTCGAGGGATACTCGTTCAGGGAATTGTCGGAGCTGTGGGAGGTTCCGCTTGGAACGCTGCTTGCCCAGAAATCCAGGGCCTTGGCCAAATTAAGGGAATCGATCATCCTGAAGGAATACACTAACCAATAA
- a CDS encoding tyrosine-protein phosphatase, which translates to MKAIPNFRDLGGLDTLNGRKMRKGLIFRSGNFDRMSEKDVRNFFPPGFRVIIDLRTSKESAKTRRAVAGAKEINLPMEVEHTYRTMVRPNLYKKGVQGLIVGAVSSIYAGWLLSQKQIIGTLFEILRTQDSYPVLIHCRAGQDRTGFMCALVHLALGADPAAIIRDYLLSNSYTMSRVRGIALFMKLVSLGFLCTANFVPAFTAHEQYLRSVFAAISNSFGGVERYLASCGISAGHLADFRDLVLE; encoded by the coding sequence ATGAAAGCAATCCCCAATTTCCGCGATCTGGGCGGGCTTGACACGCTCAACGGAAGAAAAATGAGAAAAGGGCTTATTTTCAGGTCAGGCAATTTCGACAGGATGAGCGAGAAGGACGTGCGGAACTTCTTCCCCCCAGGATTCAGGGTCATCATTGACTTGAGGACATCTAAGGAATCGGCAAAAACACGGCGGGCGGTGGCCGGAGCAAAAGAAATCAACCTTCCCATGGAGGTGGAGCATACCTACCGGACCATGGTGAGGCCCAACCTGTATAAAAAGGGGGTTCAGGGCCTTATCGTGGGCGCCGTTTCCTCGATATATGCAGGCTGGCTGCTTTCACAGAAGCAGATAATCGGGACGCTGTTTGAGATCCTGCGGACGCAAGACAGCTATCCCGTGCTGATCCACTGCAGGGCGGGCCAGGACCGCACCGGGTTCATGTGCGCCCTGGTGCACCTCGCGCTCGGCGCGGACCCGGCCGCCATCATCAGGGATTACCTTCTGTCAAATAGCTATACAATGTCACGGGTACGCGGGATCGCCCTTTTCATGAAGCTGGTCAGCCTGGGCTTTTTATGCACCGCCAATTTCGTGCCCGCCTTCACCGCGCATGAGCAGTATCTGCGCAGCGTGTTCGCCGCGATTTCGAACTCCTTCGGCGGGGTCGAGCGGTACCTTGCGTCGTGCGGAATAAGCGCAGGACATTTAGCGGATTTCAGGGATTTAGTTCTGGAATAA